In one Echinicola marina genomic region, the following are encoded:
- a CDS encoding gluconate 2-dehydrogenase subunit 3 family protein — MKRREAMKNVALIFGSALSVSTLTVFQQGCTRSKDAATGVFTAEDAQLMSEIGDIIIPDTPDSPGAKAAGVGPLMVTLLEDCYSQEDREKVSAFLVHIENEKDFSGLAAGEQVSLVAEIDAKVYSKGNDLEEALTRGYKIVKELTLFGYFSSEIGATQALRYKLVPGRYDGCVDYHPGDKAWA, encoded by the coding sequence ATGAAAAGACGTGAAGCGATGAAGAATGTCGCGCTGATATTTGGCAGTGCTTTATCCGTGTCTACATTGACTGTTTTTCAGCAAGGGTGTACCCGATCCAAAGATGCGGCGACGGGGGTGTTTACTGCTGAGGATGCGCAGTTGATGTCTGAGATTGGAGATATTATCATTCCAGATACGCCGGATTCCCCCGGAGCAAAAGCGGCAGGTGTGGGACCACTTATGGTGACACTTTTGGAAGATTGCTATTCTCAGGAAGACAGGGAGAAAGTATCTGCATTTTTGGTTCATATTGAAAATGAGAAAGATTTCTCGGGTTTGGCGGCAGGAGAACAAGTTTCCCTTGTAGCGGAAATTGATGCGAAGGTCTATTCTAAGGGAAATGACCTTGAGGAAGCGTTGACCAGAGGATATAAAATTGTTAAAGAATTGACACTTTTTGGATACTTCAGTTCAGAAATTGGCGCAACACAAGCATTGAGATATAAGTTGGTGCCGGGCAGGTATGATGGATGTGTGGATTATCATCCTGGAGATAAAGCTTGGGCCTAA